tctgccgaaatgccgcgaatttctgtggcatttcggtgccgatgcctctcaatgacgctgcttgccaccaacaagcgacgtcatcaaagggcggcatttcggcggacgCTCCACtgccgccatggtccttcgtctggcgcccgctAGACGAAAAAGTTGGGGACACtgaggtgacagaacaaggagtaagggtctcaagttacagtgggggaggtttaggttagatattaggaaaaattttcactaggagggtggtaaagcattggaatgggttacctagggaggcggtggaatctcctttcttaaaggtctttaaggtcaggcttgaggaagccctggctgagatgatttagttgaggattggtcttactttgagcaaggggttggactagatgacctcctgaggtcccttccaacccctgatattctataattacaATCACTGCTATTGAAATGTTTTAAAGCAAGTTTTACTGTTAAGTAAAAGGATAGTTATTGTCTCAACTTCCCAGGACAAATAACTTTAATATTAAAGCACCGGATCAGAACTGTCTAACTAAAATAATGACATTGAATTTGTTGCCCTGCCAAAACCCTGGATTCATCCCACCCGCACCCCCATTCTTTGGCAGCCAGCCTTACAGGGTATTTCTTGTATAGGCCCAACAATGCTGtaggggtctgatccaaagccctctgaagtcaatgggaagacttGACTTCAACAAGCCTTGGCTCAGCCCCTAGGCTCTTTACAAACTCCAAACTACATGTTCTACTTTGTGCTGTTGGGCTTTGGAATTCAGTTGTTGGTGGTTTCAGTGCCATATCTTTCCCTGCCACAGACCGGAACCCAGAAGAGTCACAGGCGTCGATTGGAGATAAGTGGCACAATTTTAAGTTTATCGGCGGCAAGAGGAGGAAAGGGAAAAGGTTTTTGCTGTTAAAAAGACTAAACAAAAAGTTAcattaaaagaaacaaactaCAGGAGAGCACCGGAAAGAAAGACTTACCTCAAGGAAGGCTTTGTGGAAAGCATCAGACACATACAGGTCTGTACGGCCCTCTGCAACTAtacctaaaaaaaacccaacaagccATAAACAGACAGGGAAATTCAAGGACAGCTTTTTGAGAAGACAACACTCTGAGCACCAAAGCATTTTGCTCTCACACAGAAGGAGTTTGAGGCAGACGATGACACTTATGGGGAAAGGACAAATGAAATGAGGACAAGGGTCAAGCTAAAGATCCAAATTCCGCTCTGCTGCCACAGTATTAGGATTTCCACTGATGTCACTGTGGGCCCAAGTGTTCGTATCTAAGGGTAGATTTGGGCCCTTAGCACTGAACAATTTGCAGGCAAGTTTAGTGCTGGTGGAAGATGCCAATCTGACAATCCTTTCTCTGTAGATTCAACCCTGACCTACACAGGCCAACCCTAGGATCAGAGGGGACTTTTCCCCAGTGGTGTCTCTGGATTTTGTGATCAAGACACTTGTGCACTGCTCAGTGGAGAAGCCACTACAGTTCTAGCACTGCTTTCAAGTATTTGGCCCCCTCCACACAGTGCTGCTTCATTTCATTTccgtccctcccctgctctcAGTGGGAACCTGCCAGGACTGACCTGGCAGCTTGGCACTTTCAGGACTGAAAAGATCCACCAgccccatgtgctgcagcttctccTTCAAGCTGAAGTTGTCTTCGATGCGGAAGCGGGGGAGGTAGACAGAGAGCGAGATCTCCTTCATAgagcccagccagctctgcagccGCGCTGGTGTCAGGTCCCGCTCCACTTCTCCAAGAGATGTGCCCATGGTTGGCAGGATGAGAACCATGGTGATGTCATCCCCTTTGTAAGGTAGCTCCACCACCTGCACATGGTCACTGGGGACAGAGACGTGACGGAACTTGTTCTCCTGGTACATCATGGGGGTGGCACAGATCTGGCCGTCGCTTCTATAGAACTTATCCCTTTTTGTGTTCTGAGCAGGGAACTCAGATTTCCAGTGCCCCTGGGGGACCATAAAGACAGACAGTAATCAGCCACAGATCCGAGAATCCCAGCCCCATGGCCCAGTGCACGCTGAGCTATGAGGGAATCAACGCATTGCTCTCCCCTCTTCAAAAAGGGATGCTCTCCAGATCATCATTGGCTTGCCATTTGTTACTAGCAGCACCTCCCATTGCCCATGCTAGTGAGAGGAAGGACTAGGGGCAGTTTTGGCTGTTGCAAAACTTCAACAAGGATTCCGTTTTTCAGAAGCAAACGGAGATCAAGATCCCATTGAACCTGAATCCCCCAAAGTTTTGTAAGAGAAGGTGCTGGCTCAACACTGTTGTGGTGAATAGTGCTTTGCATTTCTGTAGTGAACAAATGAGGTTAGCCTCACAACCTCCGTCCACACCCACAGTGGGGAGGTGGCTACAGATAGGGAAATggacacagagaggctaagtgacttagcTGACACCACatagctcagtggcagagctgggcaactCTCCTATCCCGGAAGGATGCTCTTCAGCCCCCCTATCATCTCCCTGAAATGGAATTGACATACAGAACTCACTGGCTTGTCCTCAGTTGTGCTGATTGTTGACTGTGCATCTCACCACAGCTTGGGAAATGAAATCAGAGCGGTCAGATGTACTTTCGGGGCTGTAGAATTTGGAGCTAGATTCAAATTTCAGACCTTGCCATATCTTAGGGGTGTTTGGATCTGAGATTTTGGCACAACACAAATAGGGGCCAGGCAAGGAATTCTGATCTGGATTCCAGACCTCTCCCCACAACACAAAGATCAGGGATGAGAAGGTCcaggtttttggtttggtttgcacCCCTCTCTCCCTTATAGTGAGCTTCACTTTTCAGTTCTCTGTCCCAATGTTGGTGTGTCTGGGTTTTCACTGCTGTCCCCTGAGTCATCACAGCTGACAGGTCTGAGCCAGCATCTTCGTTTCTTAAAGCTTCAGTGTGTCTGGGCTAAGAGTCATCTACTGACTTCTCATCACATCACCCAAAGCCTGGCTATagacctcccctctccccaggggaGCAGATTTCCCTAGGGTTGTTTCCCGTACCTTAAAGTAAATGGTGTTGACCAGCACCAGGACAGTGAGGTCATCAATGCCTCCCTCAGGGATCACGTCAGTAATGCGCTTCTCAGTTTTATTAGCGATCCACTCATTAATTAGAGTCCTGGACTGCTCTGGCTTTTCCTGGAGGAATAGACCCAAAACAATAAGTCACATGGGGATTTTCAACACCCCATTGTCTCTCTCTGTAGGAGGCAGCCACCAAGAAGTGGGGGGGCAtgttccccatgcagacagtgtATTCTGAGCACCATGCTGCAGTACTCAGAAGTGAGAAGCTTGTAAATGGATGAACCAGAATCTGAGCTTAAAGCAGGTTCGGTCAGTAGCAAAACTGTGCTGCATTCAACCACACTCAAGTCATACGTAGCCCCTGGTtcacagcaggtgaggtaagggAGAGAATTTATCATCAACAGCACAAGGATTTGGAAAGGGGTAGAAACCAAAGTCTTTCAGACTCACTTTGAAGTTCAAGGGCCAGAGTTTGGCTCCATAAACCACCTCACTGATATTCTGGTAGGTCTCGTTGAAGGTCAGAGATTTCTCCCCAAAGAGACGATTGGCCGACACCAGCTCTGAGGATTTGTTGGCCTTCTTATAAAGCCGGCAATTCAACTTGGCAAAGAAGAAGTGGATCTGATCAGATGTCTTCTCTGAAATGGTATCAAACCGGAAAACCTAGGGAAGCAAAGTAGAGAGACAGAATCACAGACATGGCTCCCCATTTCCTGGAGCCACAGGCAGAAGGGACAGACTGATAACTGCTCAATAACAATAACCACACAGACACAGGGACACTGGACCACTCACTCTGGACTTGGTGAGAGCtcttggtttgtttggttttattcACATGGAAGCAGAGATAGgcctgatccaaccccttggatagGGACTGGAGATTTGTGGAGTTTAGACACATCCACAAACTTTTCAGCTGAGCCTGTCTCTCTGCATGAAAGCTGGGTGCAGCTGTGCAGAAACAAGGCTTTGAACTGTCCAGAATACAAACACCATTTAACAAAGAAAATCTGTATAAAAATCATATGgctgctcctctttcttctcaTCCCCTTCAAAGCACAGCTGTCTCCTCTCCAATGCTCAGACTACACCCTGCTCATGCCCCTCCCCAATTGCCCCTTTTGTCTGATCGCTTCTTTTAAGTCTCTACCTTACACCAAGAACAGCCTCACAATTCTCATTCACCAACCgtcctccctctctcctttcaGGAAGCCAGTGGAGCCCTTATGGCTGCTGCATgtggaatcaggagacctggattcttttAAATCCTGGGCACTAGTCTGGGAAATGTCTCTGCTGCAGGATTTCTACATGACTTTGGGCAGGccactaagggtttgtctacccAGGAAATGTTTCTAGTTATACCACCAGTATAGTCACATCACTGCAATCATACCAGTGTAACTATCCATGTGGACATGCTTATTCAGGAATAAGAGTCCACCTGAggtgttacaccagtgtaacgaCAGTGGTTTAAATTCTTtatttacactagtataacttTCCCAGGCAGACAAAGCCCTAGCCTCCCTGGGCCTCAGTGCCCCTTCTgaaacttccctacctcacagatgcattgggaggataaatacattaaagattgtgaggtgctcagataggaCAGTAATGGGGTGCATCTAGGTACCTTAGACAAATGACTCTGCTACAGAGGCAACTGGTGTCAGACAAAGAACTAGCACATCTGGCTCACAGTCTTGTGCCTCCCGGAGCACACCTCTCACTGGGTTAGTCAAAGCGGAGCAgtacaagcaaaacaaacagaGCTAGAATCCTAATTATAATTGCGGGCTCAAACAATCTGCCATTCGGGTAATGGGTGGATCTTGTTTCTGGAACTGCTGCTTTGCTACAGCCCATGCAAATCATTTACTCATGAGGCAGGAGCACTTACCTTGCTGCAGTAACTTCGACTTCGAGATCTAATGCCAAATACAAATGGTACAAGCCATTTATATTCTCAGCTGCACTCCCCTCTATTGGCTTCTATCCCATGGAGTTTTCATACACACTATGGAGGAGCCCTCTGGAAACTAACACTGCCATGGCCCCAGTAGGAAACTAGAGACCCTGAAAGTCACAAGAGTTACAGCTAGTGACACATGCCTAAAGTGCCCTTTGCTGGCTATTGTGAGAACCAGAAACCCCTGCTCCTCACTTCAACTGCTCTGTGTCAGCTTTATTTTCAGTCTTTCCAAAGAGACGCTCATGCCAGTGGAAGCTCGTTTCACTCAGGCCACCCAAGAGTCGCCACCCAGCAACAACTGGGTGTGGATCTGGAGAATGCCCTGGAGCTGGCTCCAGGGAGATGCCTCAGGCACCTTTTCATTGATTCATATTTTTGCTAATGGGATCCCAAGCAAAGTGAAGACACTTAGCCTGTCCTCCAAGTCTATTGCAAATGGTGCTAGCTTAGCCATGCACCGTTGGAAGCAGTTGCACATGTGAGCTCACAAGGGGCTGCATCCAGCTGCATTAGCATCAATGGGATTTATGCCATTGACTCAATGGGAGCCTGATCAGCCTGAGGTTCATTAGAAGCACACTGGTGGGACCACTCAGTGGTTAGCACCATAGATTTCCCTAGGGCAGGCACAGACTGTGATAGGAGACCCTCAGTGCAGTTAAGTGCCTTGAGATCAGTAAGGCTCTCAGCTTTCTGGATATTGGGTGATGCTGTGAATTTATTTTGTATGAACACAGACGTCAGTGTGTGGTCTCCACCCCATCCTTTATTCATTGCAGGAGGTAGCCTTTGTCCAGCAGCATTTCCATGGAGCAACAGGAGAATTAttttcctgggggaggggcatccTGAGTTTGGGCTGCGGTAGGAACACTAACCCTGTGCCCAGGTTAGAATGATCTCTCTCTGCGTGTCTAACATGGCCCAGCTACACATTGTCAGGTCCACTAGGAGCCAAGTATTTGACTTCTCCTCTGTGCCCCTTGAAAAGTTTCCCACTCCTCCATATGGAGTCAATAGGTCCGAACCCAGCATGCATCAGAAGAATTTACTCCAACCACTGGATCTAGGAGTTGGATTCCCAACAGACCAGGGGAAAACCAGCCTGGAGCTTCCTGCAGTGCTCTCCAACAGGAGAGGTGTCCTGACAAGGGGCTTGTTTAGCCAAgaggtctctctctttctctaagtaGGGAAATGTCCTGAGTGGAGGAGCCCGAGAGAGATTTATCCCTGACAAACAGCTAGCAGCTTGCTCTAACCTCAGTTGTTAGGATAGCAACTTTAAGAGGCTGAGATGGTGCCACTCACCTCCATGAGCTGCTGGAGGGTGTTACCGCAAGCACCGAGTTTGGTCATTGCAAAGGCTGTGGAGATGCTGAGGGGTGACATGAAGATGTTTTCATTGTCATTTTTGGAGTCTGCCAGGTATTTGTAGAATTCCATGGCAAAGCGGGTGTTGGCCTTTGATAACTCCCAGACACGGGGATTAGTAGATTCTGGAATCTtctccttcacttgctccagccCTAGCCCCTCAGTCTCCTTCTTCTCAGGGTTACGGTAAATGCACATGGGATTCACTGGGATATCCCTTGGCTTTGCAGTGCAGATATCTTCCACAGGGTGGTACTGAGGAGCTACTGCACCCCAGAGGCTGATGATCAACCACATGAATAGATGCATCCTCCTGAAACCAGAAAGAGAAGTTACAATCCAGCTGCAAGCCTTGCATGAGCCATCCCTCCAAACGGACTCATGGACATAACAGCCATTGTATCCGTCTCCTCTCCAAACTCACTAGTCCCATTgtaaacaggggcagctccaggcaccagcataccAAGCGCATCCCTGGGGCGGCCTGCCAGTtgccatgagggtggcagtcagactgccttcggtggcatgccagtcctgcagctttggcggtGGGTATGCCGAAGGCGTGgaaccggcagacctcctgcaggcatgccatcAAATCCAtgtgaccagcggacctcccacaagcatgctgctgaaagctgcctgcctgccgtgcttggggcagcaaaatacatagagccaccccggATTGTAAACTTCATATGGAAATCATTCTATGCCTCAGGGCTGTTGATTAAACACAGTTAaattcacatgattaactcaaaacaatcgtgattaaaaaattaattgcaataaatTGGAGTTTTAacagcactgttaaacaatagaataccaattgaaatgtattaaatatttttggatgtttttctacattttcaaatatattgtattttaatgttgtaattgaaatcaaagtgtacagtgctcacttcatttttattacaaatatttgcactgtaaaaatgataaacaagacAGTATTGTTCAATTCACCACATTCagttactgtagtgcaatctctatcatgaaagtgcaacttacaaatgtagatttttttgttacataactgcattcgaAAGCAAAAGAACatgaaactttagagcctacaggtccactcagtcctacttcttgttcagccaattgctaagacaaacaagtttatttacatttatgggagataatcaCTGTCccctttttatttacaatgtcacctgaaagtgagaacaggcattcacatggcacttttgtagctggcattgcaaggtatttacataccaggtatgctaaacatttatatgcctcttcatgcttcagccaccattctagagacatgcttctatgctgatgatgctcattaaaaaataatgcattattaaatttatgacttaactccttgggggagaattgtatgtttcctgctgTTTTACACACATTCTGCAATACATTTCATGTTGTAGCAGTCTCAAGTGACCCAGCAGatgatgttcattttaagaacaatttcactgcagagttgacaaaatgcaaagaaggtaccaatgtgaaaattttaaagatagctacagcattcgacccaaggtttaagaatctgaagtgccttccaaaatctgagagggacaaggtgtggagcatgctttcagaagtcttaaaagcacAACACACTGATGTGgcaactacagaatccaaactaccaaaaaggaaaaatcagccttctgctggtggcatctaactcagatgatgaaagtgaacatgcatcggtcctcACTGCTTtcgatcattatcgagcagaacccgtcaccGCTATCTGGaagggtggttgaagcatgaagggacacatgaatctttagcatatttAGCACATAAATATTTTGCGACACtagctataacagtgccatgcgaacgcctgttctcttTCAAGAGACACTGTAAACGAgtagtgggcagcattatctcctgcaaatgtaaacgaaCTGTTTGGGCGATTGCCTGTACAAGAAGTAGGTCTGAGGGAACTttctaggctctaaaattttacattgttttattctgaagttattttttgtacagaaTTCTACATTCGTTAAGTTCATCTCATGATAGAGACtaaactacagtacttgtattaggtgaactgaaaaatactatttttttgctttttacagtgcaaatatttgtaataaaaataaatattaagtgagcactgttcacttgtattctgtgttgtaattgaaatcaaaatatttgaaaaaagaaaacatcaaaaatatttaaataaatggtattctattattaacagcgcaattaatcatgattttttttaatcccttgacAGCTCTGTTCTAAACATTTTCCTAGTCCTTAGAAGGAGATGAGCTCCATGTTCAGTCCCAGCTCTATATTATGTTATtcaaagggatagctcagtggtttgagcattggcctgcttaaacccagggttgtgagttcaatccttgagggggccacttagggaactggggcaaaaatcaatacttggttctgctagtgaaggcaggggcctggactcgatgaccttttgaggtcccttccagttctaggagattggtatatctcaatttttttttttttttttttacaacatgAGAAATAAGTGAGAAGAGTGAGAGGACAGTAAAATGgtcttttaaagagacagtcctACAAGGTGCTAAGTGGAGGTGCCTGTCCAATGCCAACTGCTGTTTGAAGATCTCAGTGAACTTTTACATTCATTAACAGTCACTGTGCCCCTGCAAGTTATGTCAGTATTACTGATCGGGAAATCAGGCCAAGCAGAAAAGGGGCTGTCAGAATGTCACTCAAGGCAAAGGTTAGCCAAACAACGATCACTGACTGATGGTCACACCTCTGCTTGTGCAGGGATTATATAAATCCCACATCTTATGTTGCTCTGATCAGCAGTAGCATAGCACCCCAGCCTCGTGTAGGTACAGTGGAATGCGCAGTGTTTAGTACACCTGTTTGTAAGGCTTCCATCACTATGGTTTCTACATGCATTGTTACATGGCTTAACGCTGGGTTTGATCAGATATCCTATGCGCTGCAACATACAGACCATGTCTGTCTAGCTTGAAAGAGAAGGAATGGAAACTTGGCTACTCACCTAGGACTCAGTACTCCATGGAGAACCTTTGCAAAAAGATGGGTCTATCTTAGGTTTTCccatagtgcccatcaccacagtaaCCCAGCATGGCATACTTTAAGGCTAGGTGCAAGATGAGGTGCATTTATCTAGAGTGATTCCAGAGATACGGTTTCACTAGCAGGAAAGTGTGGCCTCTGGCAGTACAATTTTGACTCCAAGGCATTTGGATTGAATGGTATTGGGAAGGAAGGGTGGCTTTGTGGTTAACACAGTGGTCTATGACACAGATCtgagttccattcctggctctatcACAAACACTGTGCATGACCTTGTGCAAAAATCACTTAAGCTGTGCCTCACTTCCTCTTCTAGAATGGAGATAATCCTTCTTCTCATTCTTTGCCATCTTTTctctttagattgcaagctctccaGGGCAGAAATGGCCTTGTTAGGTGTCTGCAGAATGGCTAGCACAATGATCTTGCTTGAGGGTGTGCATGGACAGCCAGAACTGCTATTGCTTTCCTCACTTTTAGCCTACCATTTTCACTGGAGAAGGTTTTTCTGAGTATTAGAACTGCTCCATCAATATTGTATAAGTGACTGATTTTGCATCATATCTCCCATTTCAGGATGTTGGGAAGAGCGGCAGCAAGCTGCAGGCCCCAACTCAGCTCTCAGTCAAATGCAAGGACAGGGTTATTTACAGGCACAGACATGCTGTCTGTGATAGCCTAATGTCCAAATTTTCAAAGCTAAAAGCCCTTGCAAAGGCACGTGCCTTAGTGCCTATCATCGTAGTGTCTAGGCATTGCTTTTTCTATAACCAGGCTAAAGCTCAGATGCATTCTTCggaagtcaaaaaagctaatagaatgttgggagtcattaagaaagggataagacaagacagaaaatatgttgcctctatataaatccaaggtacgcccacatcttgaatactgcatacagatgcgGTCagtccatctcaaaaaagatgtattggaactggaaaaggttcagaaaagggcaacaaaaatgattaggggtatggaaaggcttccgtatgaggagagataaatAAGACAGGGaagtttcagcttggaaaagagacgactaagggggaatatgaaagaagtctataaaatcttgacaggtgtggaaaaagtaaatgaggaagtgttatttactccttttcataacacaagaactaggggtcacccaatgaaattaataggcaggagatttaaaacaaataaaaggaagtatttcttcacacagtgcacagtcaacctgtggaactccttgccagaggatggtgTGAAGGCTAAGACTTTAACAGTTCaaataagaactagataagttcatggaagataagtccatcaacggctattagccaggatgggcagggatggtgtccccagcctgttTGCCAGTAGCTGGGAATGCATCACTTGATAACCTGTTccgttaattccctctggggcacctggcattggccattgttggaagacagaatactgggctagatggacctttggtctgacccagtatcataagaacataaggccAGTGAATTCCACATACATGGGGCCCTGGCAATACGAACCTTactgaaaggtgctcagataccactgcAAAGGGCATGGATGCAAACCTAAGTAGAGCAGAGAAGATTAGCTGGTCCTGCCTTACTCCAGTGGTCATGTTTTAAACACAGATGGTGGAATTCTAGTTTGACTGCAGTTAATGGCCAAACTCCCAcaggtaagtttttttttttttttttgcgccctTCTAGCCTAATGCTGGAGTGGCAGGGTCAGGTAGAGAATTGCTTAATCAGCTCAAAACTGCAAGGCTCCAAGCAGTCTCTTGCATTGATCATGGGAATTTCAAGAGTCAACACCCAGAACACACTTTagaaacctcctcctcctcccacatcaGAGTTAGGGTCCACATATCCCAGTAGTTTTCCATTCCAGTACCTTTGCTCAACAACATTGTCTTCTGACAAAGGGCAGTGTTCACAAGTGTTATAAACTTATGGATAATTCTCTAACAAACATGCCAGAGGTCTGCTCCCTCCACTCCATGCTAGAAGTAGTGCTAAGAAATCAGTCACTATTATTTGCTTCGAGTGTTTGAAAGCTTAACAAATATTAAGGAGCTTAAGCCTTTGTGGAATTGCTCCCaccagtgagtgagtgagtgagtgagtgagtgagtgagtgtgtgtgagagaaattcCCAGGAAAATTAGGTGCCCCACTGAAGTCCCCAACCTGAGACGTATGCCATTTTAGAGAGACGAGTGAGAGAGAAAAGCCAGGACTTTCCAAACCTCCTTGAAACAACTGCTCCCCACTTTACAGTTCAAGAAGAAGTGAAGGGTTTGCAGGCATTATAGTGAGCAGCACACGGCGTAACCAGGATCTCTAGGAAACCTAGACAGAACTCTACAAATACAGCCCCTCAGCACTACAGTCAGGGATCCCCGACAGACAAGCAGTCCAGCGATGGCTGGAGTGTGTAGATTTCTACAAAGTGGGATGAGTCCATCAAAAACCATGTTAATGAACATGAAAATCTCATTGGAAGCAAGTAGGACTGTGGAACCAATTCCACTTACCTTGTGGTATGTCAGATTCCTCGCCTACAGGACGTGATCTGCAACGTACAGTGACAGGCACGCTTTCTTTAGAGCAGGGAAAAATCAGAGACAAAGCTAGACAATAGTTGCTTCTGCACTGAATTTCTGCACTCCACCAGAGCTCAGTCAAGtcaggggagaaagggagggaagaaGTGGGATGTTGAGGTCAAAGGCTGATGACCAACCGTGGAAGGTTAAGCAAAGAGTTGAACAAAGCAATGTTTGATCTGAAAAAAGGTTTTAAAGTTCAGTCTGATGAGGGAAAGTTTGGTCACCTTCTCCACACAGACTCCAGGGCTTCCCAATTCCGGCTGATATAACACACAGAAGTTTTCCAGAACTCAAATGATTGTAGATTTAGAAACTCAGCTCAGGCCaattcctcctccccccgcacccAAATACAAGTTGGGGAAGATATGCATATTTTCCATTCTGCAGCAGTTTGGACTAAATCACACACTTCTGTTCTTTAGTTTTCCCATTGGTCAACTGGGGATCATGATTCTTCACCATCTCACAACTGGCATGGATGGGAGCTGGGTGCTGATTTAATTCAACAACTCAGATGCAGTTTGATTTAAAAAGTCAATCGGATTGGGTTTATCTTGCAATAATCAGTAACATCTTCACAATAGAGGCCACTGTAAGAGCAAACACGAAACCCACTACCCTCCACACTGCAAAACGCCCAGGATTATGTGTAAAAAACCCAACTGtttgtgaagcactggactgtTTTCATTCCTGCCAGAGAGCAAGTTTTGGCAGAACTGGACTGTCAGCTAGAGCTGCAGTGCAAGTTACTGAATAACACACAGATTAGTCCTTTGAAGGCATTGTTTGAAATGCCTCTTCATGGGAGATGAGCCATAAAACTATGGTCTTTAGTACAGATAACCTACTAGAAAGAAGGCTCTAAAGGTTTATCAGACCGG
The DNA window shown above is from Gopherus flavomarginatus isolate rGopFla2 chromosome 7, rGopFla2.mat.asm, whole genome shotgun sequence and carries:
- the SERPINC1 gene encoding antithrombin-III yields the protein MHLFMWLIISLWGAVAPQYHPVEDICTAKPRDIPVNPMCIYRNPEKKETEGLGLEQVKEKIPESTNPRVWELSKANTRFAMEFYKYLADSKNDNENIFMSPLSISTAFAMTKLGACGNTLQQLMEVFRFDTISEKTSDQIHFFFAKLNCRLYKKANKSSELVSANRLFGEKSLTFNETYQNISEVVYGAKLWPLNFKEKPEQSRTLINEWIANKTEKRITDVIPEGGIDDLTVLVLVNTIYFKGHWKSEFPAQNTKRDKFYRSDGQICATPMMYQENKFRHVSVPSDHVQVVELPYKGDDITMVLILPTMGTSLGEVERDLTPARLQSWLGSMKEISLSVYLPRFRIEDNFSLKEKLQHMGLVDLFSPESAKLPGIVAEGRTDLYVSDAFHKAFLEVNEEGSEAAASTIVMISGRSFPMNKMIFNANRPFLLLIREVAINTIIFMGRISNPCH